Proteins co-encoded in one Ziziphus jujuba cultivar Dongzao chromosome 9, ASM3175591v1 genomic window:
- the LOC107427896 gene encoding protein FAR1-RELATED SEQUENCE 5-like gives MEFSSEKEAYEYYKKYAQQIGFSVRKGKLNHLANGTIRKRYLFCSKEGFRSTKSSSNNIKKYQRRETRTGCKANIQLTVEGGKWLISDVVLDHNHDLDRSTIQWSLCSSVKEENLFTGYNSKEPEPSTEHPIDHINASTNKDGGATNNLDYNNYLPHSTLNSLQP, from the coding sequence ATGGAGTTCTCATCCGAGAAGGAGGCTTATGAGTATTACAAGAAGTATGCTCAACAAATTGGTTTCTCTGTAAGAAAAGGAAAGCTAAACCACTTGGCAAATGGAACCATTAGAAAACGATATTTGTTTTGTTCCAAAGAAGGTTTCAGATCGACCAAGTCATCATCCAACAACATAAAGAAGTACCAGAGAAGAGAAACAAGAACGGGTTGCAAAGCCAACATCCAACTTACAGTTGAAGGTGGCAAGTGGTTGATCTCCGATGTGGTACTTGACCACAATCATGACCTTGACAGGTCAACAATACAATGGTCTCTATGTAGTAGTGTAAAGGAGGAGAATTTATTCACTGGTTATAACTCTAAGGAGCCTGAGCCTTCAACAGAACACCCTATAGACCATATCAATGCCTCAACCAATAAAGATGGTGGGGCTACAAACAACTTGGATTACAATAATTACCTGCCTCATAGCACCTTGAATTCTCTACAACCATAA
- the LOC125424005 gene encoding uncharacterized protein LOC125424005, with protein sequence MQSVLHPDHSLYFPAMEQESTSVGPRITIATSAPSICFSDHFVPKPTRGRSTVTIQEIQEEKTEEAPEYSTSVVSNPFLLSNSGSKPQVQEPVQEDDGQRRFGDGRSKTGNANVEGNQTGQFEWAYPRIMDSGFKPVDFRLQNSCSIDSSKPSLRHQKYVKSKFRAW encoded by the coding sequence ATGCAATCTGTGCTTCACCCAGATCACTCTTTATACTTTCCAGCCATGGAGCAAGAGTCTACCTCTGTGGGACCGAGAATCACAATTGCTACTTCAGCCCCATCAATCTGCTTCTCAGACCATTTTGTTCCTAAGCCAACCAGGGGTAGGTCAACAGTGACTATTCAAGAGATACAAGAGGAAAAAACTGAAGAAGCACCTGAGTATTCTACATCTGTAGTTTCAAATCCGTTTCTCCTCAGTAACAGCGGTTCTAAACCACAAGTCCAGGAACCAGTTCAGGAGGATGACGGACAGAGAAGGTTTGGTGATGGGAGGTCAAAAACTGGAAATGCGAATGTAGAAGGGAACCAAACGGGGCAATTTGAATGGGCTTATCCTAGGATCATGGATTCCGGATTTAAGCCAGTTGACTTCCGATTGCAAAATTCATGCAGTATTGACTCTTCTAAGCCTAGTCTGAGACACCAAAAATATGTCAAAAGCAAGTTCAGAGCTTGGTAA
- the LOC107427898 gene encoding double-stranded RNA-binding protein 3-like: MYKNQLQELAQRSCFNLPSYACIREGPDHAHRFKATVTFNRDTFESPSFCSTLRQAEHAAAEVAINTLAHRGPSRALAARVLDEMGVYINLLQETAHRAGLNLPVYTTIRSGPGHVPVFSCTVELAGLSFAGETARTKSTKECCDGCLVSPEMIGSTWLIFLIFRGV, from the exons ATGTATAAGAACCAATTACAAGAGTTGGCTCAAAGAAGCTGCTTCAATTTGCCATCTTATGCATGCATCCGAGAGGGACCAGATCATGCCCATCGATTCAAAGCGACTGTCACCTTCAATAGAGACACCTTTGAAAGCCCTTCCTTTTGCTCTACGCTCAGACAGGCTGAGCATGCTGCTGCAGAGGTAGCAATCAACACACTGGCACATAGAGGGCCTTCTAGAGCATTGGCTGCAAGAGTATTA GATGAAATGGGAGTTTATATAAACTTGCTTCAGGAAACTGCTCATAGAGCTGGGTTGAACCTTCCTGTTTATACCACCATTCGTTCTGGACCAGGTCATGTTCCTGTATTCTCATGTACAGTTGAGCTAGCTGGGCTGAGCTTTGCTGGGGAAACAGCCAGGACCAAGAGCACAAAAGAATGCTGCGATGGCTGCTTGGTCAGCCCTGAAATGAT TGGCTCAACATGGCTCATCTTCCTCATCTTCAGGGGAGTCTAA